Part of the Vigna unguiculata cultivar IT97K-499-35 chromosome 3, ASM411807v1, whole genome shotgun sequence genome, TATATTCATTAATAGTAGTGAGATTAAAGTGtttacctaattttttaaatattatataacttgaaaaacatataaattaaacatatctaaactaatttaaatattatattgaacaACATTGTagtagttaaaataataaaattgtgaatctatataattagaagtattaaataattataataaaaaaaggacaatgatattatgactcttattttttgacttttattatttatttcttgacGTGACTTAGTGTGGATAATTGATTAATGTactaccattttttttctttaaaagaatcAATGGTCCACCTTAAGGCACCTCGGGGAATCAAGGATAAGAGTCAAAAAATAGGagtcaaagtataatttttcataaaaaaaatggtaaaataattactaaagtATTGTTGTTGGTAGATTGTGGATCAATACACCTTTAATCTAATTCAAACTTGTTTAAATTGTGGAGTTAACTGAGTCTAGTTCAGttcaattcatatttaaaaaaatttagaaattttcaaCCTAACTTGAGTCGAACTTATGTTGAATCGGGTTGGATTACGCATTAGAACCCATTTTAACATTTTTGGTTATGCATATAAGCGTTCTTGGAAGAGCTAATGACCTTTAGGAATGAGCCATGAGAGTCCAATATGGAGTAATTTGAATTTCTATATATGAATTCACtgcataaatattaaaacaaaaacaaacttcaagtgataatatataatactttCCTTTATTGTAACTTATTGATCTACGGTTGATGTAGTGGATACAAAGATCACCCTTACAAGAAAACTTAACTTAAACACAATACGTTGAAAGCCTAACTTTAAGATAAACACAGGGAAAGTTTGTTATATATGTAATCGAAGACGTTGGTAATAATTCAAGCATTGGCCAAAAGGTAAGCCTCGATGACCTTGAAAAGAGCATCACTCTTGGCCTTGCCAGCTTTAAGCTCATCTTCATTGGGTGGAGCATCTCCTTTGCTGTGGTATTTTATACTCAGCTTTACCACTGAACCTCCGTTAGGAGCATCGCTGAGTTTGGAGTCAATCGTGATCTTCTCTGCAGTGTCTGGCAAAGCAACACCTCCAACAATGCTGTAGCTGTATCCCAAGTTGGCCTCATCTATTCCTTCTATTTTGTGCAACACAAACTTTGTCTCCCCATCTGTTCATTCGTTCGTTCATTCACAATCACTGTCAGATAATGTTATGATGCAAATACAGAAAATTTGTAGAAAAAGAGTGAAGATGTTACGTACCCTCAAGGAAAGAGATCTTCTTGATGGTTCCGGGGCCACCGTTGCCCTCAACGATTTCAACACTCTTGAAGGAATCAACGGCTTTTGGGACGATGTTGTCGGCATCTTTCACAAGAGCTTTGTAAAGGGTGGCTGGAGCCACGGGAGAAGTGGTTTGGTCCTCGAATGTGAAAACAGCCATGGTCAATGGAATGAAAGAGAATGTTTGTTTCTGTGTTATGTTGT contains:
- the LOC114179096 gene encoding pathogenesis-related protein 2, yielding MAVFTFEDQTTSPVAPATLYKALVKDADNIVPKAVDSFKSVEIVEGNGGPGTIKKISFLEDGETKFVLHKIEGIDEANLGYSYSIVGGVALPDTAEKITIDSKLSDAPNGGSVVKLSIKYHSKGDAPPNEDELKAGKAKSDALFKVIEAYLLANA